A window of Verrucomicrobiota bacterium contains these coding sequences:
- a CDS encoding SCO family protein codes for MDEITARPAGLDGRRRSRAVLLVLLTLFCLAAAGIFWSWRHPVSHAQTELPVLGTVGEFTLTAEDGREVNRSFLQGRITVCQLVCSRCGSPGPLLLSRFAELDQNFNRSSRLQLLSVTIDPQVDQPPVLARLRESYEGSDHWVFLTGDPAEITRFAAGVFGTAPALRGDRLRQAAIDAPVLVLVDEEARIRQRYQGLDQEVVAAILEDVGTLLRNGQTSAKYLSWPGTSGRSSCSCQPTCPWLWPARVARNLPVWLGRPG; via the coding sequence ATGGATGAAATTACTGCTCGTCCGGCCGGACTCGACGGGAGACGCCGGTCCCGCGCTGTTCTCCTGGTTCTCCTAACCCTTTTCTGCCTGGCCGCCGCCGGGATCTTCTGGTCGTGGCGGCATCCGGTATCGCATGCCCAAACGGAGTTGCCCGTACTCGGAACGGTGGGGGAATTTACGCTTACCGCCGAGGATGGCCGCGAGGTGAACCGTAGTTTTCTCCAGGGACGCATCACCGTTTGCCAGCTGGTCTGCAGCCGTTGCGGGAGTCCTGGTCCGCTGCTTCTAAGCAGGTTTGCCGAGCTGGACCAAAATTTTAACCGGAGCAGCCGCCTCCAGCTTCTCTCTGTCACGATTGACCCTCAGGTCGACCAACCGCCCGTTCTGGCCCGGCTCCGCGAGAGCTACGAGGGTTCTGACCACTGGGTTTTCCTCACCGGTGACCCCGCCGAAATCACCAGGTTTGCAGCCGGGGTTTTTGGGACCGCGCCGGCCCTGCGCGGCGACCGGTTGCGCCAAGCCGCGATCGACGCGCCGGTTCTGGTCCTGGTCGATGAGGAAGCCCGGATCCGCCAAAGGTACCAGGGCCTCGATCAGGAAGTTGTGGCTGCCATCCTGGAGGACGTTGGAACACTCTTGCGCAACGGCCAAACATCGGCAAAATACCTTTCATGGCCCGGTACTTCTGGACGATCGTCATGCTCCTGTCAGCCAACCTGCCCATGGCTCTGGCCTGCGAGGGTTGCAAGGAACCTTCCAGTGTGGCTGGGGCGTCCGGGGTGA